The region CCTGCGGCGTGTGAATACGCCTTCACACCAAAGCTATAATGACGCGAATCTCAACCCTTCAGGAGTACCCCAGTGAGCAGTGACACCATCATCGTTTATTCCGCCAAACTTTGCGGCGATTGCCAGCACCTCAAGGCCTTCATGGACGCCAATGGCATCCCGTACGAGAATCGGGACATCCGCGAAAACCTCGCCTATGGCGAGGAACTCGAAGCGAAAACGGGCAAGCTCGGGGTCCCCTATCTCATCGTCAATGGCGAGTGGAAGCGTGGCTATGAGCCGGGCCAGCCCTTTTCGGAAGCTTTCGCGAAGTCGTTGTTCGGGATGGCCTGAGTCGAGCCACTGGTCACTTTGTAAAAGATCAGGGACGGCAGAGATTCCGGTGACCGCAGAAAACAACGAATTGTTCTGAACTGCTGTCACTGTCGTCGCTCCCGTCCCTGCAATTTTTCAGCGGGTCTTAGCGGTACCAGGCCGAGATCAGTCGAGCTTCTTGATCGCGATATTGCGGAACATCACCGGATCGTTGTGCCCGGCGAAACCAAAATGTCCCTTCTTCAGATCCTTGCCAGGGTGGGCGGAATTCGCCATGAATTCGGTGATGGTGCTCACGTCCGCGTTCAGGGTCACCGTGCCGTTCAGTTCCACCTTGATGGTCGATCCCTGCACCGTTACCTCCTGGTAATTCCACTCACCAACCGGGCGAAGGTAGCCCCGGTGCGCGGGCGCCATGCCATAGACCGAGCCGTGGTACTGGCGCTGATCCAACGCCTTGTACATATCCGCCGTGTCATCCAGCACCTGCAGCTCCGTCATCCCATCGTAGGCAGGGTTACCCTGACCGGGATAGCGAATGGCAAGGCCGTTGTTACCGCCCGGAGGCACCTTGAACTCCACGCGAACGACAAAGTCACCATATTCTTCCTCGGTGAAAAGATTGCCGCCGGTGCCTTCCTTGCAAATGATCGCGCCGTCGCGCACTTCGTAGCTGTCCGTCGCACCCGCCCAGCCGGTCAGGTCTTTGCCATTGAATACCGAGGTAAAGCCCGCGGCGGCGTCATCGCCCCGCAGCTTCGCATTGGCTTCTTCCGCTGGAATTTCGCGAATGTAAATATTCCGCCAGCGAATTTCTCCGCCGTGGGTCTGAAGAAGTATCGGGCCAAACGCGGGCAGCGGTTTCGTCCGGTCCCAGTAGTTCTCCATCGGGGCGTTATCGACAACCAGCTTGTCGTTGAGAAAAACTGTCGTGCGTGCGCCCAGTTGGGTAACTTTGAAGCTGTTCCACTCGCCGAAGGGCTTGTCGGCAAGCACCATAGGATCCTTGCCCGCCGCGCCGGGGCTGTTGTTCCACAAGCCGCCGGAACCCTTGTCCGCTCCCAGTTCAAACTTCTTCTGCTCGGTATAGTCCCAGATCTGCACCTGCGGGGTTGCGCGGAGGTAAATACCGCTGTCCGCGAGCGGCACGGTCTTGTAATCGACATGGAATTCCACGTCGCGGTAGTCTTTCACCGTCGTGGCGTACGGACCGTTGCCATCGTTCACCAACTCCCCGTTCTGGGCCGACCAGTGGGCCTTGAATTCTTCCTGCTGCGCCGCTATGGAGGCAAACTGACCATCCCGGGAGGTCTCTTTCAGCGTCGTGTGCGGGTTATTGCCGTACCAGCCGGTCAAATCTTTGCCGTTGAAGAGCTCCGTAAAGCCGTCGGGAGCACCCGCCAGGGCCATAGGCGCGGTCAGGGTCAGCGCGGACGCCAGAACGGCGTGACGAACCGCCCGACCTGTGAGGAAAATTTGGGTTGAGTACATGCTTTATTCTCCGGTTTACTTGGACAACGGTCAATCAGGCCCCGCAACAATAGGGACCGCGATTCTAACGAATTCCCGCGACAGAATAAAGGATAAGGACGGGACAAGAAAAATGGGCCTTATGGGTCGTATGGGACCCATGGAGTCTTCAGGAGGTCTATCTCCACAATTTCCGTCTCATAAGTCCCGTACCACCCATCGGACCCATGTGCGCGTGGCCAGCCCCCAACCCGAGATTGATACCGACCTCACGGTTCCTATAGATTGGCGCATTCGCCCCGCGACGGCTGCGGGCCCCACGGCCCCGCCGTCGCCCTCAGTCGTCCGTCACGGGCCGTGAGTCCCGCCAAGAGGAATCGTTTCGAGATGCAGATAGCCACCTTTTCCCGTCCCTTTCTGGGATTTGCTGTCCTGTTCGCCTGCCTGACACTCACGGGCGGTGTTGCCGTGGCCGATGGTAATCGACTGGCCTACCTGGACGAATCCGACCCCTACTACGTGCACCGAACCTTCCCGAAACTCACCACCCCCATGTGGGTGGGCGAGCCGGGCGTAGAAGCCGTGGTGGTGCTCGCCATTGACGACATGAGCGACCCGGTGAAATACGAGGCCTACCTCCGCCCCATACTTGACCGCCTGAAGCAGATCGATGGCCACGCCCCCGTGACAATTTTTGCGAACAAGCCCGATCCGGCCCACCCCATGCTCCAGCAACTCCTCCAGGAAGGGTGCAGCATCGATGTGCACACCGTCAGCCACCCCTGCCCCCTCCTCAATGAGAAAGGTTTCCAGTTTTCCAGCGACGATGTGCACAACTGCACGTCTTTGTTGAATCGGATTCCCGGCAACAAGGCCGTTGCCTTCCGCATGCCCTGCTGTGATTCCCAGAATACCCCCAGCCCGC is a window of Candidatus Hydrogenedentota bacterium DNA encoding:
- a CDS encoding glutaredoxin family protein; the protein is MSSDTIIVYSAKLCGDCQHLKAFMDANGIPYENRDIRENLAYGEELEAKTGKLGVPYLIVNGEWKRGYEPGQPFSEAFAKSLFGMA
- a CDS encoding DUF1080 domain-containing protein — encoded protein: MYSTQIFLTGRAVRHAVLASALTLTAPMALAGAPDGFTELFNGKDLTGWYGNNPHTTLKETSRDGQFASIAAQQEEFKAHWSAQNGELVNDGNGPYATTVKDYRDVEFHVDYKTVPLADSGIYLRATPQVQIWDYTEQKKFELGADKGSGGLWNNSPGAAGKDPMVLADKPFGEWNSFKVTQLGARTTVFLNDKLVVDNAPMENYWDRTKPLPAFGPILLQTHGGEIRWRNIYIREIPAEEANAKLRGDDAAAGFTSVFNGKDLTGWAGATDSYEVRDGAIICKEGTGGNLFTEEEYGDFVVRVEFKVPPGGNNGLAIRYPGQGNPAYDGMTELQVLDDTADMYKALDQRQYHGSVYGMAPAHRGYLRPVGEWNYQEVTVQGSTIKVELNGTVTLNADVSTITEFMANSAHPGKDLKKGHFGFAGHNDPVMFRNIAIKKLD